Proteins encoded within one genomic window of Cyprinus carpio isolate SPL01 chromosome A15, ASM1834038v1, whole genome shotgun sequence:
- the txndc17 gene encoding thioredoxin domain-containing protein 17, whose translation MTKYEDVAVHGYEEFCKAVSERKGKEIFAYFSGDKDDQGKSWCPDCVKAEPVVRGELSYLPEGSVFIYCQVGDRPYWKDPNNDFKKTLKLTGVPTLLRYGTPQKLVEEECFKADLVRMLFTED comes from the exons atGACTAAATACGAAGACGTTGCTGTTCATGGCTACGAGGAATTTTGTAAAGCTGTGtcggaaagaaaaggaaaagagatATTCGCTTACTTCTCTGGAGATAAAGATGACCAGGGCAAGAGCTGGTGTCCGGACTGTGTGAAAG CAGAGCCAGTGGTCAGAGGAGAGCTGTCTTATCTGCCTGAGGGATCTGTCTTCATTTACTGCCAAGTAGGAGATAGACCTTA CTGGAAGGACCCAAATAATGACTTTAAGAAGACTCTGAAGCTGACTGGAGTACCCACACTGCTGCGCTACGGGACG ccCCAGAAGCTGGTTGAAGAGGAGTGTTTTAAGGCAGACCTGGTTCGAATGTTGTTCACAGAGGATTAA